In Rutidosis leptorrhynchoides isolate AG116_Rl617_1_P2 chromosome 2, CSIRO_AGI_Rlap_v1, whole genome shotgun sequence, one genomic interval encodes:
- the LOC139889484 gene encoding anoctamin-like protein At1g73020 yields the protein MVALVLAEEEGESFQGDGLFEIMEEKICYEMGVVVPKRIMDQIGEGYGCDCVELLVDEFNKIGLIVDTITGLHDDFLKLAAPVDILGKAAAELQLKKRTQIGVDLQFEWDESEAFIRQSDGSLFSWCERFRCYNHLIYGIVNKSESAIVLKSNCRDIEWEPGEPLLWKLETEAIVKEVFPIHDETMRKQLLKRWALNWWDLTNQPIDEIYDYYGAKIATYFAFLGMYTKWLIFPAAFGLLLQLVNLGSMQLWVLPVFFVCIVSWAVFFFQFWKRKNSTLLARCQICYSVGAESAYKYMDTEWSWFHSSVGLVKKLGADRSKEKEKFQREEWFVRMMRLRNDAIVILSIICLQLPFELAYAHLYESIGSDIIKFGLTAVYLFSIRYFTQIGGKVSVKLIKDEKNENSEYRANSLVYKVFGLYFMQSYIGILYHAILHRNIMTLRQVIIQRLIISEVLENLMENSLPFIKYSYRKYRAVRNKKKREKGPASRKPYFNSRVEKEFFKPIYSASIGDELEDGLFDEFLELALQFGMIMMFACAFPPAFAFAAVNNLTEIRADALKLLAMYRRPVPRLAATIGAWLNIFQFLIVVSICTNCILLVCLYDRDGNWNISPGLAAILIMEHVLLLIKFGFSRIVPEEPDWVKANRMKNATEAQNMCSKQLLRNMSGGRGMLVTDKTEI from the exons GGTTTGTTTGAAATTATGGAGGAAAAAATATGTTATGAAATGGGGGTGGTTGTTCCAAAAAGGATAATGGATCAAATTGGGGAAGGTTATGGGTGTGATTGTGTTGAACTACTTGTGGATGAATTCAACAAAATTGGTCTAATTGTTGATACAATTACTGGCCTTCATGATGATTTCCTCAAG TTAGCAGCGCCGGTGGATATATTAGGGAAGGCGGCTGCTGAGTTACAGTTGAAGAAAAGAACTCAAATAG GGGTGGATTTACAATTTGAATGGGATGAATCTGAGGCTTTTATCAGACAATCTGATGGTTCTTTGTTCAGTTGGTGTGAGCGTTTTCGTTGCTATAATCACTTGATATATGGAATA GTTAACAAAAGCGAGTCCGCTATCGTTTTGAAATCTAACTGCAGAGACATTGAATGGGAGCCTGGGGAACCTCTTTTGTGGAAATTAGAAACCGAAGCCATTGTTAAAGAAGTGTTTCCTATCCATG ATGAGACAATGAGAAAGCAGTTGCTGAAACGTTGGGCTTTAAACTGGTGGGACCTCACAAATCAACCTATTGATGAGATATATGATTACTATGGAGCAAAG ATTGCAACGTATTTTGCTTTCCTTGGAATGTACACAAAGTGGTTGATTTTCCCGGCTGCATTTGGGCTACTTTTGCAACTAGTTAATCTTGG ATCTATGCAGTTATGGGTGCTTCCCGTTTTCTTTGTATGCATAGTTTCATGGGCAGTCTTCTTTTTCCAGTTCTGGAAACGGAAGAACTCAACCCTTTTGGCCAG GTGCCAAATTTGTTATTCAGTGGGAGCAGAGTCTGCATATAAATATATGGACACCGAATGGAGTTGGTTTCATTCGTCTGTAGGGTTAGTTAAAAAACTCGGGGCTGATAGATCGAAGGAAAAAGAAAAGTTTCAAAGAGAAGAATGGTTTGTACGAATGATGCGATTAAGAAATGATGCAATTGTTATCTTGAGTATAATATGTCTTCAGCTTCCGTTTGAATTGGCTTATGCGCATCTGTACGAGAGTATTGGTTCTGATATCATAAA GTTTGGGCTGACAGCAGTGTACCTATTTTCCATTCGGTATTTCACACAAATTGGGGGGAAGGTGTCGGTGAAGCTAATCAAGGATGAAAAGAATGAGAACTCTGAATACCGAGCTAATAGCTTGGTTTACAAG GTGTTTGGGCTGTATTTTATGCAGTCATACATTGGAATACTTTACCATGCAATTCTGCATCGTAATATCATGACTCTTCGTCAAGTAATTATTCAACGTCTAATTATATCTGAG GTACTAGAAAATCTGATGGAGAACTCTCTACCATTCATCAAGTACAGCTATAGAAAATATAGAGCTGTTCG GAACAAGAAAAAACGGGAGAAAGGGCCTGCAAGCAGAAAACCGTATTTTAATTCAAGGGTcgagaaggagtttttcaagcctATATATTCTGCCAGTATTGGAGATGAACTTGAAGATGGGCTGttcgatg AGTTTCTGGAGTTAGCTTTGCAATTTGGGATGATTATGATGTTTGCGTGTGCTTTTCCTCCTGCATTTGCTTTCGCTGCAGTG AACAATCTAACAGAAATCAGGGCGGATGCGTTAAAGCTTCTTGCTATGTATAGAAGACCAGTTCCTCGACTGGCTGCAACAATCGGTGCTTGGCTCAACATATTTCAG TTTTTGATCGTTGTATCAATATGTACCAACTGCATACTTCTAGTATGTTTGTACGATAGGGACGGGAATTGGAACATTTCCCCTGGCCTTGCAGCTATCCTAATTATGGAACATGTTCTACTTCTCATCAAGTTTGGTTTCTCAAGAATTGTACCCGAG GAACCTGATTGGGTGAAAGCAAACCGAATGAAGAATGCAACTGAAGCACAGAATATGTGTTCTAAGCAGCTTTTAAGAAACATGTCTGGCGGTAGAGGGATGCTCGTGACAGACAAAACCGAAATCTGA